The window GAAGCGTCAGCACGAATACTTCCATCAATGGTATATTTCCCGTTATAAGTGTAGCTTGCCTTACTAAAAAAGGATACTAATTTTGATTCAGCTCTTGATGCAGAACCAGAACGTGTGGCAGCAACGGAGACTGAACGCAAACTATTTGCAGCAAATCCGGTTCCGCTGGCACTTGTACTTTCATTTAAAACGGTATTGATGGTATTCCCGATAAGCGCATTTATATTATGTTTTTTACCTTCCCCAAAAGATTTTACAAAACTTAAAACCTGCTCATTGGTAAGCACTAAATTTTTGTTTTCGATGGAAGATGCAGATCCATTTGATGCAATACCAGCACTAATCAATGTGCTCGAATAACTATTATCGTACTCACTACTGTTATCAATACTCCAACTGCTGCGTAATTTTAAACCTGGAAAAAAAGTGTATTCGCCAAAAATATTTCCAATGGTTCTATACCCTACAGCTTTACTATCAAGATTTTCTATCAACGCTAAATGATTATCAAAACTGCCGTAACGGGCATAAGTTCCATCATTATTAAATATTGGAAGATAAGATCTAGGAAAAAGTGCTGAGTTTATAACACCCGTCGGACTATTATCACTACCACTTAAATTTCTATTTGAACGTGTAAAATTGAAACTTGTACCTATTTTTAATTTATCAGAAAGGTAATTATCATAATTTAACCTGGCAGAATATCGTGTATAGTCTGATGGTTTTACAATTGATTCTTGATCCAAATATCCTAAACTGATGTAGTAAGTACTTTTATCGGTACCGCCTTGAGTAGAAACCTCATAATTGGAAGTTCTAGCAGTTCTGAAAAGACCACTAATTCTATCGTATGTTGGCTGACTTTGAGGATTTGGAAAAGGCAAAACAACTGTCGCAGGGTTTAATCCATTATCTATTGCAGTATTAACGCGGGATTCGTTAGTTAACAACGCAACTTCTGGTCCCGACGCCACTTCGAATTTGTTTATTGCGGTACTCCAACCCTGAAAAGTGTTTAAATTGATATTGGCTTTAGTATTTCGTTTCCCTCTTTTAGTGGTTACGATGATTACGCCATTCGCTCCTAGCGATCCATAAATAGCTGTTGCATTGGCGTCTTTCAAAATCTGAATATCTTCAATATCCGAAGGATTTAGATCAGCAATTGGATTGGACGCGGCCTGATTACCTAAACCAGCCGTAATCGGATCAGCATTGCTCACAAACACACCATCAATGATGTAAAGTGGATCAACCGAAGCATTAATGGAGTTGTTTCCACGAACACGAAAAGTTATTCCTCCGCCAGGAACTCCAGAATTTGATGAGATTTGTACACCGGTAGTTTTTCCTTGCAACAGTTGATTAAAACCACCTGAAGGCTGATTTTGAACAACCGAACCACTAATACTGCTAATGGAACCGGCTATATATTTCCGTTCCTGAGTGCTGTAACCAGTTACCACCACATCTGTTAGTTGACTTTGAACTTCTTGTAAACGAATCGTAACCGGACTTCCATTAACAGTAAGTTCTTTTTGATCGAAACCTATAAAACTTACGATTAAAATATATGGAAATCGCTGTCCGGTTATAAAATTAAATCTTCCGTCAGGATCTGTAGAAACGGTGTGCGTGGTGCCTTTTATTTTAACAACTGCACCAGGTAATGGTAAACCGGTTGTGGCATCTACAACCGTTCCGTTTAGGCGGGATTGTATTGTTGGGTTTCCCTGTGCAAAGGTCAATGCTGACCAAAACACACACACAATAAGGTAAATCCCTTTGCTGTAAAGTTTTTTCATTTTTAAATATTTAGGAATGTTTAGACAAAATAGATCCATTACCCAAAAATGGGAGACTGGAAATGACACTGAATAATTTTGAATTTGCTAACCAGAATAGGTAGCGAAATTTTAGTTGCCGATGCTATTACACATGACAGATTGAAACATCATTTTATGAAAAGTAGAGACTTTAAAAGATGTTTGAACTGAATCATTTTGCGCTATTTTAGTAAACGCTTTTGAATGTAAAAATTGTTTCATGATTTATTATATATTAAATCTATAGATTTAGTAGTACAAATTAAAACAATTTAAATGTAATCTCCAATTTTTATTCTGAAACCATCGCCTTAATAGGTTTATATTCAGAATAAAATTTTGTAATAAGTTATTTAATCTTTAAAAGATTTTTTTTTATTGTAAAATTTTAGATGATTATTCCAAAATAGAATGAAAAAAAAAAATGCTCAGAAGTCAATTTAAAGGTTGTTTACTTCGAAACCACGATAGCTTAGCATCTCCGCATTATGCAAAACAATCAGATTAAGCTTCATTCTTTCAATAATTTCTTTTGCCTGAGTTATGTTTCGGTGTAAATCATTTATCCCTCTAATTTCTATCCCTTTAGGCATCAATTTATATTTTATTGGATCAAACTTTTTTATAAATAATTGCAAATCCGAACTGATACTTACCCCTGTATTTTCCATAATAGCTGTTAATTTCTTGAAGGCAAAACAAGTCAAATCGTTTGAACTTATCTATACAACTATGTTATTATATTAATATTCATGATATTCATCAATACAAATTAACTAACTGATGTATAAGCTTTAAGAAATTCAATATCATGATTTATTTTTTAAAGAAATGCGACCGTTAATATTGGGTTTATAAAAACTTAACATGCTGTATATTTCTTTACCTTATGATCTTATTATCTTTAATTGAAAATGTATTGGTACGAAGACGAAGTTAAACAGCTTGAAAAGGCGCACAAAAATGATCGGATAGATCCAGGAATTATTTTTTACGGAAGTTCAACTTTCCGCCTTTGGAATACCATAGAGCATGATTTCGCGAAGCAAAAGGTAACTAATTTAGGATTTGGAGGATCAACCTTGGCCGCTTGCGTTTGGTTTTTCGAAAGGATTATGACCGATTATCATCCGCAGGCACTTATTGTTTATGCTGGAGATAACGATTTGGGCGATGGTCGGAATCCGGAAGAAATTTTCATTTTTTTTCAGCAATTAATGTTTAAAGCCAACAAAGAATTTGGCGATTTACCCTGCTTCTTTGTTTCGTTGAAACCTAGTTTATCGCGATGGCATATGGCTGATCAGTTTAAATACACCAATAATTTAATCGAAAGCGAAATAATTAGATCTAATGGCAACTGGAAATTTATTGATGTATTCAAAGAAATGCTTGATAAGTCAGGAAAACCCGATCCATCCTATTTCGATCAAGACGGACTTCATTTAAGCAAAGCTGGTTATCGCCTTTGGCAAAAAATTATTCTTGAAAAATTAAGTAAACGTCACTTAAAATTAATAAGCAGATAACATCCGGAAGCTACTTTCAATAAATTTAAATCGATGCACAGGGAATATCATAAATGGTTCAGTAATAGCTTACAAAGGGATATGGAGCTGTTAATTTTTGGTCATGGTGGGCGAGCTGTACTATTTTTCCCAACCCGGATGGCCAGATTTTACGATTATGAAAATTGGGGTATCATTGATGCGTTAACACATCAGATAAATAATGGTGAAATTCAGCTTTTTTGCGTAGATAGCATTGATAGCGAGAGCTTTTATAACGATGGGGCTTTCCCTTCTGTACGCGTAGATCGCCATTTACAGTATGAAAAATACTTGCTTGAAGAAGTAATTCCGCTTATACATTTAAAAAATAATAACAATTACTTAGAAACTGCCGGCTGTAGTATGGGCGCTTATCATGCTATAAATCTTGCTTTAAA is drawn from Pedobacter mucosus and contains these coding sequences:
- a CDS encoding SusC/RagA family TonB-linked outer membrane protein codes for the protein MKKLYSKGIYLIVCVFWSALTFAQGNPTIQSRLNGTVVDATTGLPLPGAVVKIKGTTHTVSTDPDGRFNFITGQRFPYILIVSFIGFDQKELTVNGSPVTIRLQEVQSQLTDVVVTGYSTQERKYIAGSISSISGSVVQNQPSGGFNQLLQGKTTGVQISSNSGVPGGGITFRVRGNNSINASVDPLYIIDGVFVSNADPITAGLGNQAASNPIADLNPSDIEDIQILKDANATAIYGSLGANGVIIVTTKRGKRNTKANINLNTFQGWSTAINKFEVASGPEVALLTNESRVNTAIDNGLNPATVVLPFPNPQSQPTYDRISGLFRTARTSNYEVSTQGGTDKSTYYISLGYLDQESIVKPSDYTRYSARLNYDNYLSDKLKIGTSFNFTRSNRNLSGSDNSPTGVINSALFPRSYLPIFNNDGTYARYGSFDNHLALIENLDSKAVGYRTIGNIFGEYTFFPGLKLRSSWSIDNSSEYDNSYSSTLISAGIASNGSASSIENKNLVLTNEQVLSFVKSFGEGKKHNINALIGNTINTVLNESTSASGTGFAANSLRSVSVAATRSGSASRAESKLVSFFSKASYTYNGKYTIDGSIRADASSKFGTNNRWGYFPSGGVAWRLSQEEFIKNLHIFDELKLRASLGLSGNQNGIGSYAAQGLWSSGANYLEQPGIAPTQLANPDLTWETTRQFNIGAEFGIFKNRLSIVADYYNKYTYDLLLNVPVPYRSGFASYLQNYGAVRNKGFELGINSTNIETDAFQWTTNFNISFNNNKIEKLASDISLGASGRNISILRQGYSTNSFQLYKQLNVDPQTGNAVYEDLNGDGLITSADRQIVGNALPNYTGGLTNNFTFKGFDLSFFFYFQQGNKIMNMNDFFMVHGGTQANIGFLPRQLERWQKPGDITDIPRLTTYSANPTQNGGAANNYGGNVASLSSRYLEDGSFIRLKTLTFGYTLPKNVLSKIGVSKFRLYAQGTNLLTFTNYGGLDPEVSSQSNNQNTVGYDWATVPQPRTFQIGASVTF
- a CDS encoding SGNH/GDSL hydrolase family protein, with translation MYWYEDEVKQLEKAHKNDRIDPGIIFYGSSTFRLWNTIEHDFAKQKVTNLGFGGSTLAACVWFFERIMTDYHPQALIVYAGDNDLGDGRNPEEIFIFFQQLMFKANKEFGDLPCFFVSLKPSLSRWHMADQFKYTNNLIESEIIRSNGNWKFIDVFKEMLDKSGKPDPSYFDQDGLHLSKAGYRLWQKIILEKLSKRHLKLISR